The proteins below come from a single Eucalyptus grandis isolate ANBG69807.140 chromosome 3, ASM1654582v1, whole genome shotgun sequence genomic window:
- the LOC104436482 gene encoding putative pentatricopeptide repeat-containing protein At3g25970: protein MRALHSLVENQGSALSKALIAHCQATVGGTLRDLYIANNILSGYTKCGEIWLAHQVFDRMRNRDAVSWNTMISGYVNSGKLEGAWNFLESMRQCGLEVDAYTFSSMLKGVASAGMLDLGQQLHCLIFKHGYGRNVYTGSALLDMYAKCERVEDAYVVLQHMPQRNSVSWNALISGFAQSSDRETAFWLFDSMEHDGVKPDDGTFAPLLTLLNDHEFFKLTAQVHAKIIKHGLEWKNNVCNAAVCSYSECGSIEDAKKLFDSIVFRDIVTWNSILAAYLVHGEEDSAFRLFIDMQWLGIEPDFYTYTSVISACFEEACKNLGKSLHALVIKRGLERSLPISNAFIAMYIKMGNGSMDGAIRVFKSMQSKDRVSWNSMLTGYSQVGLNEYALELFAQMRSLNTEIDHYALSAVLKSCSDLATLFVGQQVHALALKFGFESNEYVGSALIFMYSKCGIIKDARNSFKETFQSSSVTWNAIIFAYAQHGLGHDALDLFHLMRARRITLDHITFVAVLTACSHIGLVEEGYGFLLSMEMDYGIPPRMENYACAIDLFGHAGLVNEAKALVELMPFQPDMMVWRTLLGACRSSGNMELACQVGNQLLELEPEEHSTYVLLSDMYGRLKKWGDHARVKRLMRERGVRKVPGWSWIEVQNQVHSFNAEDRSHPLCEDIYPVLEGLMDEVRKLGGDGNSEDSLQQMEIWFGAL, encoded by the coding sequence ATGAGGGCGCTCCATTCGCTTGTTGAGAACCAAGGGTCTGCTCTAAGCAAGGCTTTGATAGCCCATTGTCAAGCTACCGTAGGAGGAACTTTGAGGGATCTCTATATTGCCAATAATATATTAAGTGGGTACACAAAATGCGGAGAGATCTGGCTTGCCCACCAAGTGTTCGACCGAATGCGCAACAGAGATGCAGTGTCTTGGAACACCATGATTTCCGGTTATGTTAATAGTGGTAAGCTGGAGGGAGCATGGAATTTTCTGGAGTCCATGAGACAATGTGGACTAGAAGTGGATGCTTATACTTTTTCGAGTATGCTAAAAGGAGTAGCTAGTGCTGGTATGCTTGATCTCGGACAGCAGTTGCATTGCTTGATTTTCAAGCACGGATACGGTAGGAATGTTTACACGGGAAGCGCTCTTTTGGACATGTATGCTAAGTGCGAGAGGGTTGAGGATGCATACGTCGTGCTCCAACACATGCCGCAACGTAACTCTGTCTCATGGAATGCGCTTATCAGTGGATTTGCGCAGAGCAGTGACAGAGAGACTGCATTTTGGCTTTTTGATAGCATGGAGCATGATGGCGTTAAGCCAGATGATGGGACCTTCGCTCCTCTCTTGACATTGCTCAACGACCATGAGTTTTTCAAGCTAACTGCACAGGTCCATGCCAAAATTATAAAGCATGGTCTAGAATGGAAAAATAATGTTTGTAATGCTGCAGTTTGTTCATACTCGGAGTGTGGCTCCATTGAAGATGCTAAGAAACTGTTTGATAGCATTGTCTTTAGAGATATAGTGACATGGAATTCAATACTAGCTGCCTACCTAGTGCATGGTGAAGAAGATTCTGCCTTTAGGCTTTTTATTGATATGCAGTGGCTGGGCATTGAACCGGATTTTTACACTTACACAAGTGTCATAAGTGCTTGTTTTGAAGAAGCATGTAAAAATCTGGGAAAGTCCCTCCATGCTTTGGTAATTAAAAGAGGTCTGGAGCGATCATTACCAATCTCCAATGCATTTATAGCTATGTATATCAAAATGGGTAATGGATCCATGGACGGTGCTATTCGTGTCTTCAAATCAATGCAATCCAAGGACCGGGTCTCTTGGAATTCCATGTTGACCGGATACTCCCAAGTTGGGTTAAATGAATATGCATTGGAACTTTTTGCCCAGATGAGATCTTTGAATACTGAGATTGATCATTATGCTCTTTCAGCAGTTCTCAAGTCTTGCTCTGATTTAGCAACTCTCTTTGTGGGCCAACAAGTTCATGCATTGGCACTTAAGTTTGGCTTTGAGTCAAATGAATATGTTGGCAGTGCACTGATCTTTATGTACTCTAAGTGTGGCATTATTAAAGATGctagaaattctttcaaagagaCTTTCCAAAGTAGCTCAGTCACTTGGAATGCAATTATCtttgcctatgcacaacatggtCTAGGACATGATGCGCTTGATCTTTTCCATTTGATGAGAGCAAGGAGAATAACGCTTGATCACATCACCTTTGTTGCTGTCCTGACTGCTTGTAGCCACATTGGTTTGGTTGAAGAGGGCTATGGGTTTCTATTATCAATGGAAATGGATTATGGCATCCCTCCAAGGATGGAGAACTATGCTTGTGCAATTGATCTTTTTGGGCATGCTGGGCTTGTGAATGAGGCTAAGGCCTTGGTGGAATTGATGCCGTTTCAACCTGATATGATGGTGTGGAGGACTTTATTGGGTGCTTGTAGGAGTAGCGGGAACATGGAATTGGCTTGTCAAGTCGGAAATCAACTACTTGAGTTAGAGCCTGAAGAACATAGCACTTATGTTCTGCTCTCGGACATGTATGGGCGCCTTAAAAAATGGGGTGATCATGCCAGGGTGAAAAGACTTATGAGGGAAAGAGGGGTGAGGAAGGTCCCTGGCTGGAGTTGGATTGAGGTTCAAAATCAGGTTCATTCTTTTAATGCTGAAGACCGTTCCCACCCACTTTGCGAAGATATATACCCTGTACTGGAAGGCTTGATGGATGAAGTAAGAAAGTTGGGCGGGGATGGCAATTCAGAGGATTCATTGCAACAAATGGAGATATGGTTCGGGGCTCTTTGA